From Chryseobacterium sp. H1D6B, a single genomic window includes:
- a CDS encoding DUF6759 domain-containing protein, with translation MKKLLLLFSTLLFLSFSAQKKGKDYSNILKSKNIYEINAFLRDAHPDDPRRSVLKPRVMELMKAYIKDALPSDQKVKDMQEMLALLKRRPSTKITFDEMNANIKQKQIAKYKAELAAKQSSVIYTPSNTQNAIVVNTGTNTAAIPDAEAEEFNMLMTVSPVEHKNNTVKILNSLFDNDPTSKECIVLIENKSDCNIIVRMEGIGTTKYRLAVPAHNESSVVIQKGDYLFTSIVCGSQYASQKTIHKPLMVALGGSGVKP, from the coding sequence ATGAAAAAGTTACTTTTACTCTTTAGTACCCTGCTGTTCCTTAGTTTTTCTGCACAAAAGAAAGGAAAAGATTACAGCAATATCTTGAAAAGCAAAAACATTTATGAAATAAATGCTTTCTTAAGAGATGCCCATCCTGACGATCCGCGCAGGTCTGTACTTAAACCTCGGGTAATGGAGCTCATGAAGGCATATATAAAAGATGCTCTTCCATCTGATCAAAAGGTTAAAGATATGCAGGAAATGCTTGCTCTGCTCAAAAGAAGACCTTCTACTAAAATTACTTTTGATGAAATGAATGCTAACATCAAACAAAAGCAGATAGCAAAATACAAAGCTGAACTTGCTGCTAAACAATCCTCAGTCATATATACACCCAGTAATACACAAAATGCCATTGTTGTAAATACGGGTACTAATACTGCAGCCATTCCAGATGCCGAAGCAGAAGAATTCAATATGCTGATGACAGTTTCACCGGTTGAACATAAAAATAATACTGTAAAAATATTAAACTCTCTCTTTGATAATGATCCCACAAGTAAGGAATGTATCGTTCTTATCGAAAATAAATCCGACTGTAATATTATCGTAAGAATGGAAGGGATAGGTACCACAAAATACAGACTGGCCGTTCCTGCACACAACGAAAGCTCTGTCGTTATCCAAAAAGGAGATTACCTTTTCACAAGTATTGTCTGCGGTTCTCAGTATGCTTCGCAAAAAACCATCCACAAACCTCTTATGGTAGCTTTAGGAGGCTCCGGAGTCAAGCCATAA
- the trmB gene encoding tRNA (guanosine(46)-N7)-methyltransferase TrmB, with protein MGKNKLARFTENKILPNVIQPTREEALNGFELKGKWRTDFFKNDQPIVLELGCGKGEYSVGLAKAFPEKNFIGIDIKGARFWFGAKEAVENNMNNVAFLRSQIELVDHFFAENEVDEIWITFPDPQIKYRRTKHRLTHPDFLNRYKKFLKPGGIIHLKTDSEFLHGYTLGFLQGAGYEILTAHHDIYGAPEYDPNTEHLRDIKTYYEELFSAKGKTITYIKFRIT; from the coding sequence ATGGGCAAAAATAAATTAGCAAGATTCACAGAAAACAAGATATTACCAAATGTAATCCAGCCGACAAGAGAAGAAGCTTTAAATGGTTTTGAACTTAAAGGAAAATGGAGAACAGATTTTTTCAAAAATGACCAGCCGATCGTTCTCGAATTAGGATGTGGAAAAGGTGAATATTCTGTAGGACTTGCAAAAGCCTTTCCTGAAAAGAACTTCATTGGAATTGATATTAAAGGCGCCCGATTTTGGTTTGGAGCAAAAGAAGCGGTGGAAAACAACATGAATAATGTTGCTTTTTTAAGATCTCAAATTGAACTGGTAGATCATTTCTTTGCAGAAAATGAAGTAGATGAAATATGGATTACATTCCCTGATCCACAAATCAAATACAGACGCACCAAACACAGATTAACCCACCCTGATTTTTTAAACAGATATAAAAAGTTCTTAAAGCCCGGAGGAATTATTCATCTAAAAACAGATTCAGAGTTTCTGCATGGTTATACCCTAGGTTTTCTTCAGGGAGCCGGATATGAAATCCTCACTGCACATCATGACATTTATGGTGCTCCGGAATACGATCCTAATACGGAGCATTTACGAGACATAAAAACTTATTATGAAGAATTATTTTCCGCTAAAGGAAAAACCATAACTTATATAAAATTCCGAATAACATAA
- a CDS encoding T9SS type B sorting domain-containing protein, whose protein sequence is MKKTLSFFLLFYIFSITFAQLDREHWFAPMVDRTGNPNPYQKLYLSTNRTIPFPVNIYNNNVLIGTVNISKNNPQKFDVLRDYIITTLQTDLFTPTTKGLYLKAEFPFYANLRFSVFNHAEIITSKGIPSTGKTFYAANAPITVNNPILNFMASILATEDNTTVTVSGYKPAVQFSNGTTGTTNPTMTFILNKGQSYIIDGIGDITGNSDGFIGAKITANKPVNVTNGNFNGQYAGNFPTSSDILMDQAVPVDRLGSEFALVKGNGSIGANMEGAIVIATEDNTQIYVNNEIPPVAVLNTGQYFVIPDTKYQLQGSGHYNLYIKTSKNAYVYQILAGDSASGNENATGGFNFIPALNCYLPKQINELGFINENFVHSNLNPSGILNIPTKLNLITERGAVVTVNGAAPPAGTGPFNMTGTNSWVTYGIPNVTGTITVVSSKAITAGITAGSDAVGYGGFFAGFPTQPVILKSGGDCIPGIVLTVDPIIYDTYQWYRNGVLIPGATGTSYTPTQSGYYTCSVTMGSCAPLITEKLKVLNCMKQSTAVYDVCTSKTITPAFSSSTQTPVVSTIAVTTPPTFGTAVIDPTTGVITYTVTNPGTAGTDTFTYTFCGNDPDFPDCETVTVTINIQVLTVTNVTLNACNINGQGTFNLTAANVTNNSPVTITYYPTLADAQAENAAALINTPTIYTAPNGTIVYAVIKNTIGCKNIAQITLNLYNLAVVLANYNGVFCDDNLDGIVTVTLSNITPIVLNNPAFFPSVRYYAALADANAGNANTLPNNWSYTATTTIYIRVDSPNDCATVIQPLNFSIGAKIPLINSSVTQSVCDDNLDGIKLVDLYQFINLFTADPNVTPTFYASLADAQNNVSPITNPVNITNAQTIYIRFENPGVCPEVGSIRINIKTSKKSDVLIDQVICPKAFTILDAGPGFTSYLWSTGATAPSITNVPAGSYWVDLTFNGCVYRQYVNVTESPLPVITSIEINGTIVTIGVSGGVPPYEYSLDEITWQSSNIFNNVPRGSHFIYVKDAKNCSVVKKPFVIINLINTITPNGDGHNDDIDYSALMTNNNLEFRIFDRYGAEVFRGSPTNRYTWDGTMGGRHVPTATYWYFISWTEYGSTVPVKYTSWLLVKNR, encoded by the coding sequence ATGAAGAAAACTTTATCCTTTTTTCTTTTATTTTATATATTCTCTATAACTTTCGCCCAATTAGATAGAGAACATTGGTTTGCACCTATGGTAGACAGAACTGGAAATCCCAATCCTTATCAAAAACTGTATCTTTCTACCAATAGAACGATTCCGTTTCCTGTAAACATTTATAACAATAATGTTTTGATCGGAACGGTAAATATCAGTAAAAATAATCCTCAGAAATTTGATGTATTAAGAGACTATATTATCACGACACTGCAGACGGATCTATTTACGCCTACTACAAAAGGACTTTATCTAAAGGCAGAATTTCCATTTTATGCCAATTTAAGATTTTCAGTATTTAATCATGCTGAAATCATAACCTCTAAAGGAATTCCGTCTACAGGAAAAACTTTTTATGCAGCCAATGCACCTATTACGGTCAATAACCCTATTCTTAATTTCATGGCCAGTATTTTAGCTACGGAAGACAATACTACAGTTACCGTTTCGGGTTACAAACCGGCTGTTCAATTTTCAAATGGAACAACGGGCACAACAAATCCCACGATGACTTTCATACTAAACAAAGGACAGTCATACATTATCGACGGCATTGGAGATATTACAGGGAACTCCGATGGATTTATCGGGGCTAAAATAACCGCTAATAAACCCGTGAATGTTACCAACGGAAACTTTAACGGACAATATGCCGGAAACTTTCCTACAAGTTCAGATATCTTGATGGACCAGGCTGTCCCCGTCGACCGTTTAGGAAGCGAATTTGCTTTAGTAAAAGGAAATGGAAGCATTGGTGCCAACATGGAAGGAGCAATTGTAATTGCTACCGAAGACAATACCCAGATCTATGTAAATAATGAAATACCTCCTGTTGCTGTTCTAAATACAGGGCAGTATTTTGTCATTCCGGATACTAAATATCAGCTGCAGGGAAGCGGTCATTACAATTTATATATCAAGACCTCAAAAAACGCATATGTTTATCAGATACTGGCTGGAGATTCTGCTTCAGGAAATGAAAATGCAACAGGCGGTTTTAATTTTATCCCGGCGCTGAATTGTTATTTGCCCAAACAGATTAATGAGCTGGGATTTATTAATGAAAATTTCGTCCACTCAAATCTCAATCCCTCAGGTATTTTAAATATTCCTACCAAGCTAAACCTTATTACTGAAAGAGGTGCTGTCGTTACCGTAAATGGAGCAGCTCCTCCTGCAGGAACCGGCCCCTTCAATATGACAGGAACCAACAGCTGGGTGACTTATGGAATTCCAAACGTAACGGGAACTATTACTGTGGTTTCAAGCAAAGCAATTACTGCCGGCATTACTGCTGGGAGTGACGCAGTAGGATATGGAGGTTTTTTTGCAGGCTTCCCTACCCAGCCCGTTATTCTAAAATCCGGAGGAGACTGTATCCCGGGAATCGTTCTTACAGTAGATCCTATTATCTATGACACCTACCAGTGGTATAGGAATGGAGTTCTCATCCCTGGAGCTACCGGAACATCTTATACGCCCACTCAATCCGGTTATTATACCTGCTCAGTAACTATGGGAAGCTGTGCACCGCTGATCACTGAAAAACTTAAAGTTTTAAACTGTATGAAACAAAGTACAGCCGTTTATGATGTCTGCACCTCCAAAACTATTACCCCGGCTTTCAGCAGTTCTACACAAACGCCTGTTGTTTCAACGATAGCTGTTACCACTCCTCCAACTTTTGGAACCGCTGTTATAGATCCTACAACCGGTGTGATTACTTATACCGTCACTAATCCTGGAACTGCAGGAACTGACACTTTCACCTACACTTTCTGCGGTAATGACCCTGATTTTCCAGACTGTGAGACAGTTACAGTTACCATCAATATCCAAGTACTTACAGTTACCAACGTAACTTTAAATGCCTGTAATATAAACGGCCAGGGAACATTTAATTTAACGGCAGCCAACGTTACAAACAATTCTCCTGTAACTATTACTTATTATCCTACCCTGGCGGACGCACAGGCAGAAAACGCAGCGGCACTTATAAACACTCCTACAATTTATACAGCTCCCAACGGAACCATTGTATATGCAGTAATTAAAAATACTATAGGATGTAAAAATATCGCCCAGATCACTCTTAACTTATATAATCTCGCTGTTGTATTAGCCAATTATAACGGTGTTTTCTGCGATGATAATTTAGACGGCATCGTTACCGTTACTTTATCAAATATTACTCCTATAGTACTGAACAATCCAGCATTTTTCCCAAGTGTAAGATACTATGCTGCTCTAGCAGATGCCAATGCAGGAAATGCTAATACCCTTCCGAACAACTGGAGTTATACAGCCACCACTACAATTTATATCAGAGTAGATTCACCGAACGACTGTGCCACAGTGATCCAGCCTCTAAATTTCAGTATCGGTGCTAAAATACCTTTAATAAACAGCTCTGTCACTCAGAGTGTCTGTGATGATAACCTGGATGGAATCAAACTGGTAGATTTATATCAGTTCATTAATTTATTTACAGCAGATCCTAACGTAACTCCAACTTTTTATGCCAGCTTAGCAGATGCACAGAATAATGTCAGCCCGATTACTAATCCTGTGAATATCACTAATGCCCAAACGATATACATAAGATTTGAAAACCCCGGTGTATGTCCAGAAGTAGGATCCATCCGTATTAATATTAAAACTTCTAAAAAATCTGATGTATTAATAGACCAGGTTATCTGTCCAAAAGCATTCACAATATTAGATGCAGGCCCTGGTTTTACAAGTTATTTATGGAGCACAGGAGCTACAGCACCTTCTATTACGAATGTTCCTGCTGGAAGTTACTGGGTAGATCTCACCTTTAACGGCTGTGTGTACAGACAGTATGTGAATGTAACAGAATCTCCACTTCCTGTAATAACTTCTATTGAAATCAATGGAACCATAGTCACTATCGGTGTAAGCGGAGGTGTTCCTCCTTACGAATACTCTTTAGACGAAATTACATGGCAGAGTTCTAATATTTTCAATAATGTGCCAAGAGGCAGCCATTTCATCTACGTAAAAGATGCTAAAAACTGCAGCGTTGTTAAGAAACCCTTTGTTATTATCAACCTGATCAATACAATTACCCCTAATGGAGACGGACATAATGACGACATAGATTATTCAGCTTTAATGACGAACAATAATCTTGAATTTAGAATATTCGACAGATATGGTGCAGAAGTTTTCAGAGGTTCTCCAACTAACCGGTATACCTGGGACGGAACAATGGGAGGAAGACATGTTCCTACCGCAACTTACTGGTATTTTATTAGTTGGACAGAATATGGATCTACTGTTCCTGTAAAATATACGAGCTGGCTTCTAGTAAAAAATAGATAA
- the rplM gene encoding 50S ribosomal protein L13, translated as MNTLSYKTVSANKATANKEWVVVDAEGQPLGRLASQVAKILRGKHKTNFTPHVDCGDNVIVLNAGKITLSGNKWADKTYIWHTGYPGGQKSMTAAELQKKDSLKVLERSVKGMLPKNKLGSALLKNLHLYEGTEHKHEAQQPKTININEFK; from the coding sequence GTGAATACATTAAGTTACAAAACTGTTTCAGCGAACAAAGCTACTGCTAATAAAGAATGGGTTGTGGTAGACGCTGAAGGACAACCATTGGGGAGATTAGCTTCTCAGGTTGCAAAGATTTTGAGAGGTAAGCACAAAACAAACTTTACACCTCACGTAGATTGTGGTGATAACGTTATTGTTTTGAATGCTGGGAAAATTACGCTTTCCGGAAATAAGTGGGCTGATAAGACTTACATTTGGCATACAGGTTATCCTGGTGGTCAAAAGTCTATGACAGCTGCTGAACTTCAAAAGAAAGATTCTTTAAAAGTATTAGAAAGATCTGTAAAAGGAATGCTTCCTAAGAACAAATTAGGATCGGCTTTGCTTAAAAATCTTCATTTATATGAAGGGACTGAGCACAAGCATGAAGCTCAACAGCCAAAAACAATTAATATTAACGAATTTAAATAA
- the rpsB gene encoding 30S ribosomal protein S2, translated as MAKANVKDLLEAGVHFGHMTRKWNPNMAPYIFMEKNGIHIVDLHKTAVKLDEACNALEKLTSAGKKVLFVATKKQAKEVVAKHASELNMPYITERWPGGMLTNFVTIRKAVKKMNSIDKMKKDGTFETLSKKERLQVDRQRANLEKNLGSISDMVRLPSAIFVVDIMREHIAVTEAKKLGIPVFGIVDTNSDPRKVDFVIPGNDDASKSIDMILNIVSDSIKDGQSQRKADKEKSKEEGEKVSAETDADFDAE; from the coding sequence ATGGCAAAAGCAAATGTAAAAGACCTTCTAGAGGCTGGTGTACACTTCGGTCACATGACTAGAAAGTGGAATCCAAATATGGCTCCATACATTTTTATGGAGAAAAATGGTATTCACATTGTAGACTTACATAAAACAGCAGTGAAATTGGATGAAGCTTGTAACGCTTTAGAAAAATTAACTTCTGCAGGTAAAAAAGTTCTTTTTGTAGCTACTAAAAAGCAAGCAAAAGAAGTGGTTGCAAAACACGCTTCAGAACTTAATATGCCTTATATTACAGAAAGATGGCCAGGAGGTATGTTAACAAACTTTGTTACTATCAGAAAGGCTGTTAAGAAAATGAACTCTATCGACAAAATGAAAAAAGACGGTACGTTCGAAACTTTATCTAAAAAAGAAAGACTTCAAGTTGACAGACAAAGAGCTAACCTTGAGAAGAACTTAGGTTCTATCTCTGACATGGTTCGTCTTCCTTCTGCAATCTTTGTAGTAGATATCATGAGAGAACACATTGCTGTAACTGAAGCTAAGAAATTAGGGATTCCAGTTTTCGGTATTGTTGATACAAACTCTGATCCTAGAAAAGTTGACTTCGTTATCCCTGGAAACGATGATGCTTCTAAGTCTATCGATATGATCTTAAACATTGTTTCTGATTCTATCAAAGATGGTCAGTCTCAAAGAAAAGCTGATAAAGAAAAGTCTAAAGAAGAAGGAGAAAAAGTATCTGCAGAGACAGATGCTGATTTCGATGCTGAATAA
- a CDS encoding T9SS type B sorting domain-containing protein: protein MKKLLLTLVLVFLTINTLFAQRDTDHWFAPYFDSSSTSDTNYAHALYFSTDSVTPFQVKIYSNNNQIGTVTISKGAPQSFTLNPQFIRTAASSNAAVPINLGVYTKGDKPYFASLRIYNISHGEIITSKGKAGIGTQFYAAATPMTVSSASNNFTTGILATEDNTTVTVNGYDANIQFINNTTPPLTLTVNLNKGQSYILAGLGNIAANQAGFIGTKITATKPISVTNGNSNGFYATTTSSDGSDLIMDQSVPLDRLGNEFAMVKSISTSTANMEGGIIIATENNTQIFLNAATTPVATINEGDYYRVLASAYATQTGGHSNIYIHTSKNVYLYQLIGSGSANNTGGYNYIPPLNCFLPRKIDEIGKINEMPTFTGAVTLKLNILTEAGAAVTVNGAAPTAAQGPFPLTGNNQWVTYAIQGITGNVAITSTKAVTAGVNGGYNTAGYGGYFAGFSSIPVIAKQTGDCIPGLVLEVDDSFDTYQWSRNGTPIPGATNNSYTPTQAGNYTVKITVGSCPPAVTPVYKVFTCLNQTTAAVTVCEGVKNIVPEFTNSTQVVVPGTVTIITPPANGTAVIDPATGVISYAPNFNFLGTDTIVYKFCGNNPDFTDCEQVTLTLTVSASPIVNNATLRSCFIESNPATALFNLTAASVTTQLGVTKKYYPSPTDAVNGTNEILNPITYIAPNGVAYVKVMNANGCYRVAQITLVVLPPVKSSVLVDKVICIEDKTTLDAGPGFNGYEWSTGATTQSINNAGVGTYWVKLKTGDCITKQTVKIYAADQPVISNVDISNNTVTVYTTGGTPPYKYSMDNINWQDSNVFDNVARGNGRVYVKDAYDCEPIDIEITIPNLINVITPNQDGINDVVDYSELAHKSNLVFNIFDRYGTKIFQGDKTNGYKWNGTIGSKVVSTGNYWFEIGWNEPNKKQTPIKYTGWILVKNRE, encoded by the coding sequence ATGAAAAAACTTCTACTTACTTTAGTATTAGTCTTCTTGACGATTAATACACTCTTTGCCCAAAGAGATACCGATCATTGGTTTGCACCTTATTTTGACAGTTCGTCAACATCGGATACCAATTACGCTCATGCTTTATATTTTTCGACAGATTCTGTTACTCCGTTTCAGGTGAAAATCTACAGTAATAATAATCAAATTGGAACTGTGACAATCAGCAAAGGAGCACCACAGTCATTTACTTTAAACCCGCAATTTATCAGAACTGCAGCCTCTTCCAACGCTGCTGTCCCGATTAATCTAGGAGTTTACACCAAAGGAGACAAACCTTATTTTGCTTCATTAAGGATCTATAATATTTCTCACGGAGAAATTATTACCTCAAAGGGTAAAGCAGGAATCGGAACACAGTTCTATGCGGCGGCAACTCCTATGACGGTAAGTTCGGCTTCAAACAATTTTACTACCGGAATATTAGCCACGGAAGACAACACAACAGTAACTGTGAATGGATATGATGCGAATATACAGTTCATTAATAATACCACTCCTCCCCTCACCCTTACTGTAAATCTAAACAAAGGACAGTCTTATATTCTTGCTGGTCTTGGAAATATAGCTGCCAATCAAGCAGGATTTATCGGCACAAAAATCACAGCTACAAAACCTATATCTGTTACTAACGGAAACTCAAACGGTTTTTATGCTACAACGACATCAAGTGACGGTTCGGATTTAATTATGGACCAGTCTGTCCCGTTAGACCGTCTTGGAAATGAATTTGCTATGGTAAAAAGTATTTCCACAAGTACCGCCAATATGGAAGGCGGAATTATAATTGCAACCGAGAATAACACTCAAATTTTTCTTAACGCCGCCACAACACCAGTTGCTACGATTAATGAAGGAGATTATTATAGAGTCCTTGCCAGCGCATATGCTACTCAGACAGGAGGACATTCTAATATCTATATCCACACCAGTAAAAATGTATATTTATACCAATTAATAGGTTCAGGATCGGCTAATAATACAGGAGGTTACAATTACATACCTCCGTTAAACTGTTTCTTACCGAGAAAAATTGATGAGATTGGTAAAATTAATGAAATGCCGACCTTTACAGGCGCTGTTACTTTAAAACTTAATATTTTAACAGAAGCCGGCGCCGCTGTAACAGTAAACGGTGCTGCTCCTACCGCTGCTCAGGGGCCGTTTCCTCTTACCGGAAACAATCAATGGGTAACGTATGCCATCCAGGGAATTACAGGAAATGTCGCGATAACATCAACTAAAGCGGTAACAGCCGGTGTAAATGGAGGATACAATACAGCAGGCTATGGTGGCTATTTTGCAGGCTTCTCTTCAATTCCTGTCATTGCAAAACAAACCGGAGATTGTATTCCCGGACTTGTATTAGAGGTTGACGACAGCTTCGATACGTACCAATGGTCTCGAAACGGGACTCCTATTCCAGGAGCAACAAACAACAGCTATACGCCAACCCAGGCTGGAAATTATACCGTAAAGATAACCGTCGGATCTTGTCCCCCTGCAGTAACTCCAGTATATAAAGTATTCACTTGTCTTAATCAAACTACAGCTGCAGTAACGGTTTGTGAAGGCGTTAAAAATATAGTTCCGGAATTTACAAACTCTACACAGGTTGTAGTTCCGGGAACGGTAACAATCATTACGCCTCCTGCCAATGGGACTGCTGTTATTGATCCTGCAACAGGCGTAATCAGTTATGCTCCTAACTTTAATTTTTTGGGTACAGATACGATCGTTTATAAATTCTGCGGCAATAATCCTGATTTTACAGACTGTGAACAAGTAACTTTAACTTTAACGGTATCTGCAAGCCCTATTGTAAATAATGCAACCTTAAGATCTTGCTTTATTGAGTCAAATCCTGCTACAGCGTTATTCAATCTTACTGCAGCAAGTGTAACGACACAGCTGGGAGTAACTAAGAAGTATTATCCTTCTCCAACAGATGCTGTAAACGGAACTAACGAAATTTTAAATCCAATAACATATATTGCTCCCAATGGTGTTGCTTATGTAAAAGTAATGAACGCAAATGGATGTTACAGAGTAGCTCAAATAACACTTGTTGTTCTTCCTCCTGTAAAATCATCTGTATTGGTGGATAAAGTGATCTGTATTGAAGATAAAACAACATTAGACGCAGGACCAGGATTCAATGGGTATGAATGGAGCACAGGAGCAACTACACAGTCCATCAATAACGCGGGCGTGGGTACTTACTGGGTTAAATTAAAAACAGGAGACTGTATCACAAAACAAACAGTAAAAATATATGCTGCCGACCAGCCGGTTATTTCAAATGTTGACATCAGCAATAATACCGTAACAGTATATACTACAGGCGGAACTCCTCCTTACAAATATTCAATGGACAACATCAACTGGCAGGACTCTAATGTATTTGACAATGTAGCCAGAGGTAACGGAAGAGTATACGTTAAAGATGCCTACGACTGCGAACCAATTGATATTGAAATCACTATTCCGAATCTAATCAATGTTATCACTCCCAATCAGGATGGTATTAATGATGTTGTAGATTATTCTGAATTAGCCCATAAGTCTAACTTGGTATTTAATATTTTCGACCGATACGGTACTAAGATCTTCCAAGGAGATAAAACCAATGGGTATAAATGGAACGGTACCATCGGAAGCAAAGTTGTTTCTACCGGAAATTACTGGTTTGAAATCGGCTGGAATGAACCTAATAAAAAACAGACTCCAATAAAATATACGGGCTGGATTTTAGTGAAGAACAGAGAATAA
- the rpsI gene encoding 30S ribosomal protein S9: MSTVHKIGRRKTSVARVYVKPGSGNITVNGKDAKDYFSTDVMVYKVNQPFILTETVGQYDVTVNVFGGGNTGQAEAIRLGISRALCEINAEFRLALKPAGLLTRDARMVERKKPGQKKARKRFQFSKR, from the coding sequence ATGTCTACAGTTCATAAAATAGGAAGAAGAAAAACTTCTGTAGCAAGAGTTTATGTAAAACCAGGTTCTGGTAACATTACAGTAAACGGTAAAGACGCTAAAGATTATTTTTCTACAGACGTGATGGTTTACAAAGTAAATCAACCATTTATCCTTACTGAAACTGTTGGTCAGTATGACGTTACCGTAAATGTTTTCGGTGGTGGAAATACAGGACAAGCAGAAGCAATCAGATTAGGTATTTCAAGAGCTTTATGCGAAATTAATGCTGAATTCAGATTAGCATTAAAACCAGCTGGTTTACTTACAAGAGATGCAAGAATGGTAGAAAGAAAGAAACCAGGTCAGAAAAAAGCAAGAAAGAGATTCCAATTCTCAAAACGTTAA
- a CDS encoding DUF6759 domain-containing protein gives MKKKSLTILFFTFLTPCFIYAQKSSKNILKSTNIKEIEEYLATTYPEDPKKYVLKPKLIALKNEAWTKGKKDAKPMEARPIITEISNSIMRNSNSSEALEFKRLISETSAEHKEKTTKLLNAMFDEDVTSKEAILLFKNNSDCNLVLRIQGKDFYNMAVPAHGENFMIINKGSYTLHSNICDVQYTSQKEIKKSVFLTINNPVQLGNKNISDKK, from the coding sequence ATGAAAAAAAAATCCCTCACAATCTTATTCTTTACTTTCTTAACCCCTTGTTTTATCTACGCTCAAAAAAGCAGTAAAAACATTTTAAAAAGCACAAATATTAAAGAAATCGAAGAATATTTAGCAACAACGTATCCTGAAGACCCCAAAAAATACGTTTTAAAACCTAAGCTCATTGCACTAAAAAATGAGGCGTGGACAAAAGGTAAAAAAGATGCAAAGCCAATGGAGGCAAGACCCATTATTACTGAAATATCCAATAGTATAATGAGGAATTCAAATTCCAGCGAGGCCCTAGAGTTTAAACGTTTAATCTCAGAAACTTCTGCTGAACACAAAGAGAAGACAACCAAACTTCTGAATGCAATGTTTGACGAAGATGTTACCAGCAAAGAGGCCATCCTTTTATTTAAAAACAATTCAGACTGTAATTTAGTATTACGGATCCAAGGGAAAGATTTTTACAATATGGCTGTTCCTGCACATGGCGAAAACTTTATGATTATCAACAAAGGCTCCTACACTCTGCACAGTAACATTTGTGATGTACAATATACATCACAAAAGGAAATTAAGAAAAGTGTATTTTTAACTATTAATAATCCCGTACAGCTAGGGAATAAAAATATTTCTGATAAGAAGTAA
- a CDS encoding DUF6759 domain-containing protein — protein MKKIKAFSSIAVILALNSCNANYGTNYPTLRPASSTSASEVEREYNELLKNYKPETAEVLNDILNDSSTNTKTSITVENKSSCNMVLTIMGNNYIRKIPIGAGKIGYAMVPKNQNYKLSSMVCRSVYQSTKFISSSYSITLSN, from the coding sequence ATGAAGAAGATAAAAGCTTTTTCAAGCATTGCTGTTATTTTAGCTCTAAACAGCTGTAATGCAAACTATGGAACTAATTATCCTACACTGCGACCTGCTTCCAGTACTTCTGCAAGTGAAGTAGAAAGAGAATATAATGAACTTTTAAAAAACTACAAACCGGAAACGGCAGAAGTTCTTAATGATATTTTAAATGATTCCTCAACTAATACTAAAACATCCATTACAGTAGAAAATAAGTCTAGCTGTAATATGGTTCTCACAATAATGGGGAATAATTATATCCGGAAAATACCTATCGGAGCAGGTAAAATAGGTTACGCTATGGTTCCTAAAAACCAGAATTACAAATTATCATCGATGGTCTGCAGATCGGTCTATCAATCAACAAAATTCATTTCAAGTTCCTATTCGATTACACTTTCCAATTAA